The following proteins are co-located in the Oceanispirochaeta sp. M1 genome:
- a CDS encoding FxsA family protein: MLNIKVLYEILNPEHTVRYLYILLLTALIPLLDCYLIIMTASYIGKYLFLAVLIAFSLGGFYMSRHMIIKNLRIIRSNTDNHYYSEYYYSMFPGTVFVSIFLIMPGIIGTVVALIISIPSLRYRAGSSLSNFLRIEWKEIHEFINVVE, translated from the coding sequence ATGCTGAATATAAAAGTTTTATATGAAATTCTAAATCCGGAGCATACTGTCCGCTATCTCTATATCCTTCTGCTAACGGCTCTCATACCACTTCTGGACTGCTACCTGATAATAATGACCGCTTCATATATAGGTAAATATCTGTTCCTTGCAGTGCTGATAGCATTCAGTCTGGGCGGATTTTATATGTCCAGACATATGATAATTAAAAACCTTAGAATTATTCGAAGTAATACAGATAATCATTACTACTCAGAGTATTATTACTCCATGTTTCCTGGAACTGTCTTTGTCTCAATTTTCCTGATAATGCCGGGAATAATCGGAACAGTTGTAGCACTTATCATTTCCATCCCCTCCCTGAGATACAGAGCCGGGAGTTCTCTCAGCAACTTTTTAAGAATAGAGTGGAAGGAAATTCATGAATTTATTAATGTTGTTGAATAA
- a CDS encoding WecB/TagA/CpsF family glycosyltransferase: MYQNNRISILHIPIDLISEEQIGDAVKALLEEETTGQICLISYLDIMKAQFNREYMDCLRSSRLNIPISSSVTFAAKYLKKETPRISNPFTFVIRLLGVLEHSGKSIYVLGSRKKNILTSESNLKASFPGLHIVGRYAGTFSQQEEKDIIMAVRKSSPSLLLTGKGLKGNNLWLYRNRKMFPPGLSLWGRSCFEIFSGKTKKPVSNTPGRIISKSILSVLLPWRLLRHILFFLLLTIEKIKNR, encoded by the coding sequence ATGTATCAAAATAATCGAATCAGCATCCTTCATATACCTATTGATCTGATTTCTGAAGAACAGATTGGTGATGCCGTTAAAGCACTGCTGGAGGAAGAAACTACCGGACAGATCTGCCTTATCAGCTATCTGGATATCATGAAAGCCCAGTTTAACCGGGAATATATGGACTGTTTGCGTTCATCAAGACTCAATATTCCCATATCATCTTCTGTAACATTTGCAGCAAAATACCTTAAAAAAGAAACTCCTCGAATTTCCAATCCCTTTACATTTGTGATACGTCTTCTTGGAGTTCTCGAACATTCCGGAAAGTCTATCTATGTTCTCGGTTCAAGAAAAAAAAATATTCTCACTTCTGAGTCAAATTTGAAAGCATCCTTTCCGGGACTCCATATAGTCGGACGGTATGCCGGAACATTTTCACAACAGGAAGAAAAAGACATCATTATGGCTGTAAGGAAATCTTCTCCCTCGCTCCTTCTTACGGGCAAGGGACTTAAAGGAAACAACCTCTGGCTCTATAGAAACAGAAAAATGTTTCCCCCAGGACTGAGTCTCTGGGGCAGAAGCTGCTTTGAAATATTTTCCGGAAAAACAAAAAAACCGGTGAGTAATACTCCCGGAAGAATAATATCTAAAAGTATATTATCGGTTCTTCTCCCCTGGCGTCTTCTGAGACATATCCTCTTTTTTCTGCTTCTTACAATAGAAAAGATAAAAAACCGCTGA
- a CDS encoding 16S rRNA (uracil(1498)-N(3))-methyltransferase, which yields MKQFVCNQELKPGQTITLMDDEFHYLCRVRRSEKGDILELTDSASARFRARMLEIRNDECDILVEEELTAYTRQYELHLYLCLCKGKKQDSMIRQAVEAGVNSITLVDSQHSQVRFSGSEAHKYERWRKIIREARQQSGSPVNTELNDLISFTELPDLDSSSGRWGIFCHQEKIDGNPLSQMNSSSVNEVHLLIGSEGGLSNKEIEIMQKKGFSSLFLGYNVLRAETASIFALGTIISCMELI from the coding sequence GTGAAACAGTTTGTCTGTAATCAGGAACTGAAACCGGGGCAGACCATAACTCTCATGGACGATGAGTTTCATTATCTATGCCGGGTCAGACGTTCCGAAAAGGGAGATATCCTGGAACTCACAGATTCAGCTTCCGCACGTTTTCGGGCCCGGATGCTGGAAATCCGTAATGACGAGTGCGACATTCTGGTGGAAGAGGAACTTACAGCTTATACCAGGCAATATGAACTTCACTTATACCTCTGTCTCTGTAAAGGAAAAAAACAGGATTCAATGATTCGTCAGGCTGTCGAGGCGGGAGTTAACAGCATCACACTTGTAGACAGTCAGCATTCTCAGGTAAGATTCAGCGGCAGCGAAGCTCATAAATATGAACGATGGCGGAAAATCATCCGTGAAGCCCGACAGCAGAGCGGTTCTCCTGTGAATACGGAACTGAATGACCTGATTTCGTTTACGGAACTTCCGGATCTGGACAGCAGTTCAGGAAGATGGGGTATTTTCTGTCATCAGGAAAAAATTGATGGAAATCCACTCTCACAGATGAACAGCAGCTCTGTAAATGAAGTGCATCTTCTGATTGGCTCAGAGGGCGGGTTATCGAATAAAGAAATTGAAATAATGCAGAAAAAGGGATTTTCTTCTCTATTTCTGGGATATAATGTTCTCCGGGCTGAGACTGCAAGTATATTTGCTCTGGGGACAATTATCAGCTGCATGGAGTTAATTTAA
- a CDS encoding secondary thiamine-phosphate synthase enzyme YjbQ, translated as MYTEELRTDKQAQMCEITARVNQLIDKSGIEEGICMVYSPHTTAGITINENADPDVQRDMIYEINKIVPFSDNYRHMEGNSAAHIKTTFTGLHIMVPVHQGRAVLGTWQGIYFCEYDGPRNRKFHVQILKGAE; from the coding sequence TTGTATACCGAAGAACTGAGAACAGATAAGCAGGCTCAAATGTGCGAGATAACTGCCCGGGTTAATCAGCTTATAGATAAAAGCGGTATTGAAGAGGGAATATGCATGGTCTACAGCCCGCATACAACTGCGGGTATAACCATTAATGAAAATGCAGACCCCGATGTGCAGCGGGATATGATCTATGAAATAAACAAGATCGTTCCTTTTTCCGATAACTACCGCCATATGGAAGGAAATTCCGCCGCCCATATTAAAACGACTTTCACGGGACTTCATATTATGGTTCCTGTTCATCAGGGTAGAGCCGTTCTTGGGACATGGCAGGGAATTTATTTCTGTGAATATGATGGTCCGCGGAACAGAAAGTTCCATGTACAGATATTGAAAGGTGCCGAGTGA
- a CDS encoding S41 family peptidase: MKRKTERALWLSVTLSLILVLSVIILAPSVSAQSSGLSTENYLRLFETAYYLILRNYVDEVPPEQLFQGAMRGLFESLDDPYSLYLSEEELQSLTDTTSGQFGGVGLYISKDIYEEGSANGRRPYVKVVSPIEGTPAYRAGIHAGDFIYQIDGESAKDLTTDEVSNVLRGPAGTDVTVTILRGEDITFDVVITRAIIEIPTVKWEYIDKKTGYLRIIQFTPYTSERVEEALKDFRKKRVNSIIVDVRSNPGGLLNSVVDISDFFFDNGTIVSTRSRIPGENEIFKAKSGSLVSDKTDIYVLIDNGSASASEILTGVLKDRGRATIVGQTTYGKGSVQQMLMLGNSAIKLTMARYYTPSGVNIDKTGIEPDVKVEEKELSEDDILDYKILLEENRISRFIDEESTPDAEEIDDFIANLRKEGIKLDIDFIRIMVRNEINRRLDNPPVFDLEYDKSLQKVMELIGG; the protein is encoded by the coding sequence ATGAAAAGAAAGACTGAACGAGCATTATGGCTTTCCGTAACTCTCTCATTAATACTGGTATTGTCAGTAATTATACTGGCTCCCTCCGTTTCGGCACAGTCCTCCGGGCTGAGTACAGAAAACTATTTGAGACTGTTTGAAACCGCATATTATCTTATTCTAAGAAATTATGTTGATGAAGTACCTCCTGAACAATTGTTCCAGGGAGCCATGAGAGGGCTGTTTGAAAGTCTGGATGATCCCTACTCCCTCTACCTGAGCGAGGAAGAACTTCAGTCTCTTACAGACACAACAAGCGGTCAGTTCGGCGGTGTGGGTCTATATATTTCCAAAGATATCTATGAAGAGGGGAGCGCCAACGGCCGCAGACCCTATGTAAAAGTTGTATCTCCCATCGAGGGAACCCCCGCCTACAGGGCCGGAATACATGCGGGAGACTTTATCTATCAGATAGACGGTGAATCAGCTAAAGATCTCACCACTGACGAAGTTTCCAACGTTCTCCGTGGTCCGGCAGGTACGGATGTTACAGTCACAATCCTCAGAGGAGAGGACATAACATTCGATGTTGTCATAACAAGAGCCATAATAGAAATTCCCACAGTAAAATGGGAATACATCGATAAAAAAACAGGCTATCTGAGAATAATTCAGTTCACTCCTTATACATCAGAAAGAGTTGAAGAAGCACTAAAAGATTTTAGAAAGAAACGGGTCAACTCTATAATCGTGGATGTCAGAAGCAATCCCGGCGGACTCCTCAACTCTGTAGTTGATATAAGCGATTTCTTCTTCGATAACGGAACAATTGTGAGTACACGCTCCAGGATCCCCGGTGAAAATGAAATTTTCAAGGCAAAGTCGGGTTCCCTCGTTTCTGATAAAACAGATATTTATGTTCTTATAGATAACGGATCCGCCTCAGCTTCCGAAATTCTGACAGGAGTTTTGAAAGACCGGGGAAGAGCCACAATTGTGGGACAGACAACCTATGGAAAGGGATCTGTACAGCAGATGCTTATGCTGGGGAACAGTGCCATTAAACTGACAATGGCCCGCTACTACACACCCAGCGGTGTAAACATCGACAAGACGGGTATTGAACCTGATGTGAAGGTCGAGGAGAAAGAACTCAGCGAGGATGATATCCTCGATTACAAGATTCTCCTGGAAGAGAACAGAATCAGCCGTTTTATTGATGAAGAGAGCACACCAGATGCAGAAGAAATAGATGACTTTATCGCCAATCTGAGAAAAGAAGGTATCAAACTTGATATTGATTTTATCAGAATAATGGTAAGAAACGAAATAAATCGCCGTCTGGACAACCCCCCTGTATTTGATCTTGAATATGATAAGTCTCTACAGAAAGTTATGGAACTAATCGGAGGCTGA